One window of Trifolium pratense cultivar HEN17-A07 linkage group LG5, ARS_RC_1.1, whole genome shotgun sequence genomic DNA carries:
- the LOC123885840 gene encoding heme-binding protein 2-like — protein MAMIFCSATATIESPQYTVVHTESDFEIRLYRTSVWMSASAVGISSFEKATWNGFHRLFQFIQGANLNFSRIPMTSPVVTCMVPKSGPLDSEGYYVGFYLPVKFQENPPVPLPELNIKPYEFDSHCVAVRKFSGSTWDERIVEEAEKLDKSLSRSKWSDSKIEQRGYSIAQYDTPFRSAKRRNEVWVGVHAPKLGCKAIGVAAY, from the coding sequence ATGGCTATGATTTTTTGCAGCGCAACCGCTACAATTGAATCACCGCAATACACTGTCGTCCACACCGAATCTGATTTTGAGATCAGACTCTACAGAACCTCCGTCTGGATGTCCGCATCTGCCGTAGGCATCTCCTCCTTCGAGAAAGCCACATGGAACGGTTTCCACAGATTATTCCAATTCATACAAGGCGCAAATCTCAATTTCTCGCGAATTCCAATGACGTCTCCAGTCGTAACTTGCATGGTTCCCAAGTCCGGTCCTCTTGACTCCGAAGGCTATTACGTTGGTTTCTATTTGCCGGTAAAGTTTCAAGAGAATCCACCGGTTCCACTTCCAGAATTGAATATTAAGCCTTATGAATTTGATAGCCACTGTGTTGCTGTGAGAAAGTTCTCTGGATCTACGTGGGACGAAAGGATTGTTGAAGAGGCGGAGAAGCTGGATAAGAGTTTGAGTAGATCTAAGTGGAGTGATTCAAAGATTGAACAACGTGGTTACTCGATCGCACAATATGATACTCCTTTTCGTAGTGCGAAAAGGAGAAATGAGGTTTGGGTTGGTGTTCATGCTCCTAAATTAGGGTGTAAAGCTATTGGTGTTGCAGCATATTGA
- the LOC123885861 gene encoding phosphatidylinositol transfer protein CSR1-like: MALVRVFPTITLPRLTSTLSLTRTNKFMVRSSNLQLKTQPNDSRKLVLEVKDKLEKEYHSLPVGRNGRDDEDMILWFLKDRKFDVQEAVSKLTKAIKWRQDFEVSKLTEETVKDVAQTGKAYIHDFLDINDRPVLVVVAAKHFPKAQDPADDEKLCVFLIEKALSKLPTGKEQILGIFDLRGFGTENADLKYLTFLFNVFYYYYPKRLSQVLFVDAPFVFKPIWQLTKPMLKSYASLVRFCSAETVRKEYFTDETLPPNFRV, from the exons ATGGCGCTGGTGCGTGTCTTCCCAACCATCACTCTTCCTCGTCTTACTTCAACACTTTCCCTTACAAgaacaaacaaattcatggtTCGGAGCTCTAATCTTCAACTCAAAACCCAACCCAATGACTCACGCAAG ttaGTTTTAGAAGTGAAGGATAAGCTTGAAAAAGAATACCATAGTCTTCCCGTTGGTAGAAATGGTAGGGATGATGAAGATATGATACTATGGTTTCTCAAAGATCGAAAATTTGATGTTCAAGAAGCTGTTTCTAAATTGACTAAAGCCATT AAATGGCGTCAAGATTTTGAGGTGTCTAAATTGACTGAAGAAACTGTTAAAGATGTTGCTCAAACTGGAAAAGCATATATACATGATTTTCTAGATATCAATGACAGGCCTGTGCTTGTGGTGGTGGCAGCAAAGCATTTTCCTAAA GCACAGGACCCTGCAGATGATGAAAAGTTATGCGTTTTCTTAATTGAGAAGGCATTGAGTAAGCTACCAACTGGGAAAGAACAGATACTTGGAATATTTGATCTCAGAGGGTTTGGTACAGAAAATGCTGATCTTAAATACTTGACATTCTTG TTTAATGTGTTCTATTATTACTATCCAAAGCGATTATCTCAAGTACTATTTGTAGATGCTCCTTTTGTGTTTAAACCAATTTGGCAGCTTACCAAGCCGATGTTAAAATCATATGCTTCTCTG GTAAGGTTTTGCTCTGCAGAAACTGTTAGGAAGGAATATTTTACCGATGAAACTTTGCCACCAAACTTCAGAGTTTGA